One region of Terriglobia bacterium genomic DNA includes:
- a CDS encoding HAMP domain-containing histidine kinase — MPERADNAAAAPAKRADAHLARGDNGEPKVRPVGSDLERAYQQLEIDYRRCAQALATAAHDLRTPLAVVSGYIELLMSGKLGPLTDRQSRCLDDMNSSSQRLHRLITDFLTFSAIQTGNLNLQLDEPRDLHGCLTEICSFWMPRFQSKGVAFYYLPSEHLRPFPFDYDRIQRVISNLLENALKFTPPGGTVWLNAEPQLWERRSLEARPQARERRRQAAAVPNSVRVSVADTGPGIPPEFHQEIFGDFFQIPNGEMNGGGMGLGLGIARRLVQAHGGKIWVESEPSCGSKFSFVLPLKYG; from the coding sequence ATGCCTGAACGCGCCGACAACGCAGCCGCCGCGCCCGCAAAACGGGCTGACGCGCACCTTGCCCGCGGTGATAACGGTGAACCGAAGGTTCGCCCCGTGGGCAGCGACTTGGAGCGCGCGTACCAGCAATTGGAGATTGACTATCGGCGATGCGCGCAGGCCCTGGCCACCGCGGCGCATGATCTGCGCACGCCTCTGGCGGTGGTTTCCGGATACATTGAACTGCTCATGAGCGGCAAGCTTGGCCCGCTGACCGATCGCCAATCCCGCTGCCTCGATGACATGAATTCCAGCAGCCAGCGGCTGCACCGGCTGATCACCGACTTCCTGACCTTCAGCGCGATTCAAACCGGCAATCTCAACCTGCAACTGGACGAGCCGCGCGATTTACACGGCTGTCTCACCGAGATTTGCAGCTTCTGGATGCCGCGCTTTCAGTCCAAGGGGGTTGCCTTTTACTATCTGCCGAGCGAACATTTGCGCCCGTTTCCCTTCGATTACGATCGCATCCAGCGCGTCATTTCCAACCTGCTGGAAAACGCCTTGAAGTTTACCCCTCCGGGTGGCACGGTGTGGTTGAATGCGGAACCGCAGTTGTGGGAGCGGCGCTCGCTGGAGGCGCGGCCGCAGGCTCGCGAACGACGCCGGCAAGCCGCTGCGGTGCCCAATTCGGTGCGCGTCAGCGTGGCCGATACCGGGCCCGGCATCCCGCCCGAGTTTCACCAGGAGATTTTCGGCGACTTTTTTCAGATTCCGAATGGGGAGATGAACGGCGGCGGCATGGGACTGGGCCTGGGCATTGCGCGGCGCCTGGTCCAGGCCCACGGCGGCAAGATCTGGGTGGAAAGCGAACCCAGTTGCGGCAGCAAGTTTTCTTTCGTTCTTCCTCTCAAGTACGGATAA